Proteins encoded in a region of the Candidatus Paceibacterota bacterium genome:
- a CDS encoding TQO small subunit DoxD: MTHYTVEEAPLAKFLFSNTKMSWFWLVVRIYVGWQWLEAGWSKVISPAWAGPNAGGALSGFINGALGKATGAHPDVQGWYAWFLQSLVLPHVNLWSHFVAYGELLVGVGLILGLLTGIAAFFGLFMNLNYLLAGTVSINPVLFTLSIGIILAWRTAGYLGLDRYVLPLLGTPWHKGELFEQKR; encoded by the coding sequence ATGACCCACTACACTGTCGAAGAAGCGCCACTCGCCAAATTTCTTTTTAGCAACACAAAAATGTCTTGGTTTTGGCTGGTGGTGAGGATTTATGTCGGGTGGCAGTGGTTGGAGGCGGGCTGGTCAAAAGTCATCAGTCCTGCATGGGCTGGACCGAATGCCGGAGGAGCTCTGAGCGGCTTTATCAACGGAGCCCTCGGTAAGGCCACAGGTGCGCACCCTGATGTCCAAGGTTGGTATGCTTGGTTTCTCCAGAGCCTAGTCCTGCCCCACGTCAATCTCTGGTCGCATTTTGTGGCTTACGGAGAGCTGCTAGTGGGGGTCGGCCTGATTCTCGGCCTCCTCACCGGCATCGCCGCTTTTTTCGGCCTTTTTATGAATCTCAACTATTTGCTTGCTGGCACGGTCAGTATCAATCCTGTTCTTTTTACCCTCAGCATTGGAATTATCCTTGCGTGGCGCACCGCGGGCTATCTCGGTCTCGATCGGTACGTCCTGCCCTTGCTAGGCACCCCTTGGCATAAAGGTGAATTGTTTGAGCAGAAACGGTAA
- a CDS encoding NUDIX domain-containing protein, producing MASKNNSSSVKTLKFAILATDVVCFQIIHNQLSVLLGKVANVPAFAGKWALIGGLIFPDETADQSAERHLLEKSGISNVYKEQLYTFSDVKRDLRGRVVSVAYMALTNKNPQDLNKARLETKWCPVKNLPALAYDHDKIVSCAIERLHSKIGYTNIAQYLLPEEFTMSELQTAYENVLGKGLDKRNFRKKILAGDTLKNTEKTRKQGVMRPATLYRFSTKKSQIVNIL from the coding sequence ATGGCCTCTAAAAATAATTCAAGTTCAGTCAAGACTCTCAAGTTTGCAATTCTTGCAACGGATGTTGTCTGCTTTCAAATTATTCACAATCAGTTGTCAGTCCTACTTGGAAAAGTTGCCAATGTGCCAGCTTTTGCAGGTAAGTGGGCTTTGATAGGTGGACTTATTTTCCCTGACGAAACAGCTGACCAGTCTGCCGAAAGACATCTTTTAGAAAAATCAGGCATTAGTAATGTTTACAAAGAACAGCTGTACACATTTAGTGATGTTAAGAGGGACCTCAGGGGGAGGGTAGTGTCAGTGGCCTACATGGCTCTTACGAATAAAAATCCACAAGATCTAAATAAAGCACGTCTTGAAACAAAATGGTGTCCGGTCAAAAATTTACCAGCCCTTGCGTATGATCATGATAAAATCGTGAGCTGCGCTATAGAAAGGCTGCATTCCAAAATAGGATATACAAATATTGCCCAGTATTTATTGCCAGAAGAATTCACCATGTCAGAACTCCAGACAGCCTATGAAAACGTGTTAGGGAAGGGGCTAGATAAACGCAATTTTAGAAAGAAAATTTTAGCAGGGGATACACTCAAAAATACAGAGAAGACAAGAAAGCAAGGTGTGATGCGCCCCGCTACTCTTTATAGATTTTCTACAAAGAAGTCCCAGATTGTAAATATCCTGTAA